GGGTATAGTTGAGCAGGCAATCGTTCGGGCGGAAAAGAAACGAAAAGATACTGTCGACAAACTAACGGAATTAATGGCGAAGGTGGAGTGTGATCTGCAGGAAGTGAATCTGATTTACCAAGAGCGGCTGACACTTTTACGGGAAGTACGGCAGCTCGAGGCGGAGAATGAAGGGGTTGAATCTATACTGGCATTGTTAAAAGAGATTCAGTCCGGGGCAAATCAATTGCAGTCCATTGCCTATTATCAGGAAGTGATATTGCCGTTTATGCAGTATATTTTGCAGGCTATTCATGGCAGTTTTGCTTATAATGGCTCCGATAAAACTAAGCAAGCGGATGCATTAAGCCGTACTTACGGCGGTGAAACGGCTGAAGTACAGCGGTTGCTGCGATTAAGTGAAAAGTTACTTGAGGAAGCCAAAATGGCGCATACCGATCAAGAGGCTTTATTTACGGAATATTGTCTGGGATTGCTTGTTTAAATACAGTTAACATTTTTGCTGACAGAGATGGAGTGAAGATCTTGTTTAATCAGAAAACGATATTGATTACCGGTGGTACAGGCTCGTTTGGGCGGGATTGCGTTAAGGCATTGCTGGATCGGTATAAACCCAAAAAAGTAATTATTTTTTCCCGGGATGAATTAAAACAGTACGAGATGGCACAGCAGTTCGGCTCACCGGTGATGCGTTATTTTATTGGCGATGTCCGTGATGTACAGCGATTGATTCAGGCTTTTAACGGTGTAGATTATGTCATCCACGCTGCTGCACTTAAACAGGTGCCGGTTGCTGAATATAATCCGATGGAGTGCGTTAAAACCAACATTAACGGTGCGGAAAATGTTATTCGGGCAGCTTTGGACACCGGGGTGAAAAGAGTAATAGCGCTTTCTACCGATAAGGCGGCTAATCCGGTGAATCTGTATGGAGCCACCAAACTGGTGTCAGATAAATTGTTTGTGGCAGCGAATAATATTGCCGGTGGACATGCCACGCGTTTTGCGGTGGTTCGTTATGGCAATGTACTAGGGTCGCGCGGCTCAGTGGTACCGTTTTTTAGAAAGCTGGTTGCCGAGGGAGCACATACTTTGCCGATTACCGATGCTACAATGACCCGTTTCTGGATCACTCTTTCTCAAGGGGTGGAATTTGTATTGAAGGCATTTCAGCGGATGCAGGGCGGTGAGGTTTTTGTGCCCAAAATTCCATCAAGCAAAATTATTGATTTGGCTAAAGCCGTTGCCCCGGGACTATCACAGACCATTATTGGCATCCGTCCAGGCGAGAAATTGCATGAAACCATGTGTCCGGCTGACGACAGTCACTTGACCTGGGAATTTGATGATCACTATGTCATTCAGCCAGCCATTACATTTGTTGAGCCAGTTAGTTATGCAGTAAATAAGCTGGGTGAAAAAGGCAACAAGGTGGAGAAGGGATTTGAATATAATTCCGGAACCAATCCTAACTTGTTGACAGTGGAAGAAATCCGGGAGATGATTTAAATGGCTTTTATTCCTTATGCCAGGCAATGTGTGGATAAAGATGATATTCAGGCAGTGGTTGATATTTTACAGTCCGACTGGCTGACACAGGGACCGGCGGTTGAGCGGTTTGAGCAGGCGGTTGCCGAATATTGCGGTGTTGAGCATGCTGTGGCAGTGAATAGTGCTACTGCTGCTTTGCATATAGCTTGCTTGGCCGCTGGACTGGGAGACGGGGATAGTTTATGGACTTCGCCCAATACCTTTGTCGCTTCAGCCAACTGCGGACTATATTGTGGGTCTAAAGTGGATTTTGTTGATATTGACCCTTTAACTTATAATTTAAGTCCGAAAGAGTTGGAGCAGAAATTAAGTAATGGACAGGCCGCCAGGGATTTACCTAAGGTCGTTATCCCGGTCCATTTTGCCGGGGACTCCTGTGATATGGCGGCAATTCACAGTTTGGCGCGACAATATCATTTTACCGTTATCGAAGATGCTTCCCATGCTATTGGCGGGAGGTATAAGGATAAAGCGATTGGCTGTTGCGCCTATTCGGATATGACTGTTTTTAGTTTCCACCCGGTCAAAATCGTAACTACAGGTGAAGGCGGAATGGTAGTTACAAACCGGCGGGATTTATACGAGAAACTCTTGCTGCTGCGCAGCCATGGCGTTACGCGGGATGAGTCGCAAATGACTATGTCCGGTCAGGGTCCGTGGTATTACGAGCAGATTGATTTAGGATTTAATTATCGTATCACCGATATCCAGGCCGCACTGGGCTGGAGCCAATTGAAAAAGATCGACGAGTTTGTTGCGCGGCGTCAGACAATTGCAGGGCACTATGACGAGGGATTGGCTGGGATGCCGCTAACCTTTCAACAGAGAAGGTCTGACATTTATTCTGCGTTTCACCTCTATGTTATTCGGCTGAAATCCGGTGAAATAAAAAAATCCCACCGGCAGGTATTTGAGGAATTACGGCAGGCCGGTATTGGCGTTAATCTCCATTATATCCCAGTCCATTTACAGCCCTACTATCAGCAAAGGGGGTTCTGCGCGGGAGATTTTCCGCAGGCTGAACAGTATTATCGTGAGGCGATCAGCCTGCCTATGTATTACTTATTAAGTGAAGAAGATCAAAAGTATGTAATTAACACAATAAGACAGGTGTTAGCATGAATATAGTGATCATTGTTCAGGCTAGAATGACCTCAACCCGATTACCCGGTAAAGTGCTGAAAAAAGTTTTGGGAAAACCGTTATTGGAGTATCAGCTAGAACGACTTAGTCGTGTTGAAAATGCAGACGGGATTGTAATTGCCACAACCACTAACCATACAGACGATCCGGTTGTGGAACTTTGCCAGAGATTACAAATCCCTTTTTGGCGGGGGGCGGAAGAAGATGTTCTTGCGCGGTATTATGAAGCGGCCAATTATTTCAGAGCGGATGTTGTTGTCCGGGTAACGGCGGACTGTCCCGTGATTGATCCGGCGATAGTAAGAAAAGCGATCGCCTGCTATATGGAAAACAAACAGTGTTATGATTATGTCCGGCTGGAAAACTATCCAAGGGGATTAGATACGGAAGTGTTCCCGGCATCTGTTTTGGCGGATTGTTATCATGAGGCAAGTGCACAGCCTGACAGGGAGCATGTAACGCCATTTATTTACCGGCACCCAGAAAGGTATCGCGTAAAGAAACTTTATTGTAAACAAGACTATAGCCATCATCGCTGGACGGTCGACACGCCGGAGGATTTTGAGCTTATCCGCCGGATTATTGCTGAACTCTATTCGGTTAAGCCTGAGTTTGGCCTTGCTGATATGTTGGCAGTGATAGCGGAGCATCCTTATTGGTGCGAAATTAATAAAGCTGTTCAGCAGAAGACATATGGACAATAAAGGCGAGGCTGAAAACCATAACAATGCTTGGTGTGGAAATCACAATAATTTAACTTAAGATTTTATATAGTTATGTCGATATATATAATGTCTTAGTTTTCCTTTAAGAACTGAGTATAAAAGGAGATGCCCTGTGACTCAAGCCGTTCTTTTACATACAATACAGGATGCGGAGCATTATCTAGAGAGTGGTTTGTTCGAAAATGCCCAGCTATTTTCCGCAAATATCCATGTGGTATTTTATTTAAAACATCAACATGGCCGCGAGTGCCATGATCTTTGTTCCTATATTACTCCTCAGGAAGTGGCGCAAGTTCAGGAAGTATCCATTCGGCGAAATGGTCGGTTGCTACAGGAATTGGATCAGAGGTTAGCACCTGAGATTAACCGGCAGCTGAGGCTTTTTATTTGTTATTTTGAACCGTTGTACAGTTTTACCGGAGCTCGTCAACTGGTTCTTTATGTGTTGTTAGAATTGATGTTGCAGCGAATGATGCTATCGTGGAATTTGGATATGCTTGTAGCTTATGAAGGCCGGTTGGGATTTCTTCAGAGTTCTATCAGTGAATTTTTGCGGCAAGCATTTCCGGATCTCCATTTTATTATGTTGCGTTATGATTTTCCCAAGGGTGGGGAAAAAACCACTATTCATGGTGGATCGCTGGAGCAAATTTCTGATTTTTTAATGTCAGGCTATAATACTTTTAACGAATTCCAAATCCGTAGCATTAACCAAGAGGTACATTATGACCGAAATATTTTAGTATTTGGACCAATGAAACAAATGCACTGTATTGACCAATCAAATGAGAAGGCGATTGTTCATGTGTTTCAGCCGCAACCTAAAGAAGTAAAAACATTATTTGATTATCGGATTGCTCGGGAAAATTTACCTAAATATAGTGATTTAAGCACAGTGGGTAATGAAGATAAAGAGAATCAACAACGGCTTGCTTTCCTATATGAAGTGATTAGCAGGCATTTTTGCCATCATTTTATTCAGGAATTGCAGGTTTTTTCACTTTATCGAAAATTACACGAAGATAATATGCCGTTCTCTCAGGTCTTATGGGAAAATCCTCCATATACAGGCGCGGGAGCCTTGTTAGTTGAATATTTTCTAAAAGCAACTTCCGCAGAGGTGTGCGGCATTCAATCCAATGTCACTGCTTTATTAGGGAAAATACCGGCGCCTTACGCACCTGTCAGTATTTATAATCGCTGTAATCGCTTTATTACTAACGACAGAACACTTGAAGGCACTGTTAAACTGCAAAAGGCAAAGATAAGTCACTGCAAGTTGCCGCAAATAACAGTTATGGATAAATTAAGAACGAAGAACAAGTTCTTAAAAAAAAGAACAGTGGTAGATATTGCGTTATATTTAACGCCGACAATAAATTTTTTGAAGACAGGCAGAATATCGTTTGAGGTACGTTGCCAGGTAGAGTTGTTACACCTTTTAGAGTCTCTGACCGATAAAAGTATCCATGTGATTACTCATACGAATGCTACCCAAGAAATTTGTGCTGTAGTATCTTTGCTGAAGAATGTGCAAAACATTGTATGGATAAAAGCATGTTCCTTAAAAGACTATTTAACCAAGTATGAACCGCAAGTCATTTTATCGGGTGCGTTATGTCCGGAATTTGAATTGGAAGAATGGATCGATGACAATTGCCAAGTGATTGTTATGGGAGACAGAGACAGCATTCCAATCTATAGAGAAGAAGTGCAGTGGCAGAGTATGGTGATTTATGCCAATACTGTTGACGAGGTCAAGACATTGTCCGGCATATGAAGTAATAAGAGAGTGTTTGCGGTAGAAAGGAAGAACATTATGGCGAAAGCGGTCATTTTACATACCATTGATGATGTGAAGCATTGCGTGAGACATCAATTGCATAAGGATGCAAAGCTATTTTCGGCCAATGTGCATGTGGTTTATTATTTACGATATCATTTCGAAGTGAAGTGTGAAGATTTATGTTCTTATATGGATACTCAAGATTATCTGGGAATAGAAATGGCCGCATTTAAAGCAAGCGGTTTATTGTTAGATAAATTAGATCAAAAAATAACTCCGATATTGAATGAACATTTGGATCTTGCTGTGAGGTATTTTAACCCCCTCTATTCTTTCACGGGCGGTCGGCAATTATCCCTTTATATGATACTAAAACACTGTTTAAGCCTTATGTTGGAGCAAAATTGCTTTGAAACAATTTTAGTGTATGAAGGGGCTTTAGGGCCGCTAAAGGCTGACTTGAAAGCGTTTCTAATTAGAATATTTCCTGATAATAAGTTTTACATAATTAATTATAAAAAATCTAGTGAAATGCCGACTGGAGTTGTGATTAGCAATAATGACATACGTGCTTTAGGCAGACAATTGCAGAAAAATGCCGACAATGTACTCAATAATCCAACCTTAATTCAACGAGGAACGACAACTAAGAATGTATTGGTGTTTGAACCGGCGGACAAGTTAATAAAATTTCTAAAAGATAAAAATGTCTATTATCTCGAGTTGAATAAGACTAAGGATGCTTTATGTGAGTATTGGATTAATCAAGATATATTCTCAATCGACGATAATTGGCCAAATGCAACTTTTTTTCAGCAAGACCAAGGTGATTTGTTGCTTTTTTTGTATGAGACACTTAGGATTGATTTTAGCAAAAATATTGCACAATACTTACCGCTATTATATCAGTGTAAAAACTTCCATATCCAAAATTTTATAAATAATGTTTACTGGTCAACTCCTTTTGTCAATGGTGTTGGCGCTTTGCTGTTTGAGTTTTTTATAACTAACGGATTTACTCGAGTTATTGGTGTGCAAGCTCAAAGTACATTTTTTGCTGGACAGTTGTTAGGTGCTTATTTTGCAGTGACAGTGTTTAATCGCTGCCATTGCTATGTCACGCAGGGAGCCACCCAAGCAGATATGAAGATTCTGGGGCTGGATGAAGTGGGAAATAACACTGTCGTTTCTCCTAATGTTGAAGTAACAAAGCAATTCGAATCAATGTCTCTTTATGATAATAGAGTGGTAGTAGATATAGCTCTTTTTTTAAGAACAACAAAATCGTTTCTGCAAGTAGGTTATATATCTGCCTGCGTTAAAGTACAGGAAAGACTATTAGAATATTTAAAAGACAAAATGGATATACAAATCCATATTGTTACAGATGAACAGCCGAGTTTTGAAAACTTCGCCATGCTAACAATGTTAAAAAAACAAAAAAATATTACCTTAATCAAGGAAGGAGGAGTAAACAATTATCTAAAGAAATACGCTCCTAAACTGTTTTTTATGGATTCGCATTTGGCGCTTACTAATGATATGCTATGGAAAGATACAGTACTGATTTTATTAAAAGATCCTTTAAATGTATTTTACGGAAGAGCACTTGAAGCACTGCACAAAAGCATTTATTTTGCTGGAAATTATCATGAATTAGAATGCTTGCTGCAGCTTTATTTTGAGGGTAAGTTAGATAAAAAACAAGATTCAACCTACTTACTTCAGTTTGCCAAGCACCAAAATGTAGAATAGCAACAGATGAGTCTGTTGCTATTCTGAAAATGATTGCCATGTAAGATTTTTTCGCGAAAGTTATAGTTCTTTTAAAAGGATGGGAAATATGATACAATTGCCGAATTTTTCGAATCCGTATGAATATGAAAACAATTTTTATTTTACCTGTGATAGTTCAAGGTTAGGAAAAATTTTTGCCCACTATGAATTGTTTAAGAAAGTCTTGGATGTTCCTGGCGAGATAGTGGAGTTTGGCGTATTTAAAGGCGCGTCATTTTTGCGGTTGGCTATGATACGAGAATTATTAGGTGCAAAGTTTTCAAAAAAAATAATTGGATTCGACACATTTGGGGAATTTCCTGAAACAAATTATCAAGAAGATGTGCTATTTAGAAAAAAATTTCTGGAAAACGCAGGTACTCAAAGTATTTCCAAAGAGCAATTGGAAGAGATTCTACAAAAAAAAGAGATTCTTCGTTCTATAGAATTGATTCAAGGCAATATTTTACATACCTTGCCTAATTATATAATGAATAATCCTCACTTTAAGATTTCATTTTTGAATTTAGATACCGATATATACGAGCCAGCAATATGCGTATTAGAAAATTGTTGGAATAGAATAGTTCGTGGAGGCGTACTGGTTTTGGATGATTATTGTTTTTTTGCAGGAGAGAATAAAGCAGTAGATGACTTTTTTGAGGATAAAGATGTGCAGATAAAATGTTTTGCTTTTGCAAAATCTCCAAGTTATATTATAAAAAAATAATAGTGAGATTGAAAAATGTGCTGGAGGAAATTTTTTATGAAAGTTGTAGCTTTTTTACCTGCGAAGGGCTCAAGTGAGCGTGTTGAAAATAAAAATACGAAACTTTTAGATGGGAAGCCTTTATTTTTGCATACACTAGAAAAACTTATGCATTGTGATTTTATTGATGAAGTTTATTTAGATTCCGAGTCAGAAGAAATCTTTGCTTTAGCCTCTAATGTCAATGCTAAGTTTTTGCGACGAGATAGAACTTTGGCATCAAATAAGACAGATGGTCATCAATTGTTTCATAATGAAGCGAAGAAAGTTAGTGCGGATATTTACATTCAAATACTTTGTACTAGCCCGTTTATTAAAATTGAAACAATTAAAAAAGGGGTTGAAGTTTTAAAGAATTCTTCAAATTATGATTCAGTTGTGTTAATGAGAAAAGAAAAACAATATCTCTGGAGTAATGGTCAGCCGTTATATGATAAGGATCATATCCCCAATAGCATCGATTTACCTGATAGTATAATTGAAACAATGGGTTTATATATTGTCCGTAAAGAAATTGCCTTATCAAAAAAAATGAGATTTGGCGACAATGTTTTCTTCTTAGAGGCCGATGCGACAGAAGCAATTGATGTAAATTATCCTGATGATTTTATTTTGGCAAGTTTTATAGCGGCAGGAATGCGTGAAAAGGAAAGACAACTTTTTAAAAACTTAAATAGTCTGCTGACGAGTAGCATACTTTCAGATATTTTAGATGATTTAGGCATGCCAGATAATATTACTAGTAAATTAAGCCTTAACTTACCCAATAAAAAGATTTTGGGAAGAGCAAAGACTTTAAAGTTAAGAAGGTTAGAAGAAAATGAAGATTATCAAGGGATTTACAGGGCATTGGATTCTTACGCAACCATTATCCCTAATGATATAATTGTGGTAGAAAATGAATGCTCTGAATTTGCTTATTTCGGAGAATTGAATGCAAACCTGGCAATAAGGGCAGGTGCTGTTGCAGCAATAATAGATGGGAAAACACGTGATACTAAAGGAGTCAGCGATTTGGATTTTCCTGTTTTTGCAAAACAGACAACTTGTAAAGATGTAAGGAAAAGAGCAACGGTAGAAAGTATAAATAAAAAAATTTCTTTATGTGGAATTGAGGTTACACCTGGAGATTTAATTTTTGGTGATAACGACGGGATCGTAGTAATCCCTTCTAAATATGAAACTTTAATCATAAATAAAGCATTGGAAACGCTTAATAAAGAAAAAAATGTGTTATTGCATATCACAACGGGTTATAGCACTGATAATATTTTAAAGAATACGGGAGGGTTTTAACTGAATATTTTATTTTATGTTGAACCTTTAATTGAGAAAAATGAACCTTATTTTAAAGAGGGATGGGTCACGGGAGTTTGTCATAATTTAATTAATACATTAAGACAATCAAATTTGAATTGCAATTATGCTATTGTATTAAATGAAGCTTTAGCGCAGCGTTATTATGATGATAATGTTCCTTTTTTTGTTCTTACACAATCTGAATTATTGGCACCTTTTCCCCATGGCTATTTAGAAGCGTCAATTGCTTGGTATAACAAAACATATACAGCAGAGCAAATGTGTTATTATATGTCGCTTATGGCGAAAAAAATGGAAAGTTTTATTCCAGATGTGATTATAACATTTACACCAGTTCCTTTTTTTAAAAAAATATTTCCGAATGCTTTAGTATTACATCATGAATATAGCATTTATTCTAGATTACCGTTTCCGCAATGTTGGTTTTTAGATCCGGTTGGAGTTTTGGAAAATTCTTTTATTAATCATTTTCAAGAAGAAATAAAACAGATTTTTTTAGACGATTATCAAATGGATATGTTAAATCAGTTTAAAGCTAAATGCAATAATATTTTGGTTGAAAATAATCCATTTATAAAAATCATAGAAAGCTATAAACAAAGGTATAAGTATTTAATTTTGTTGCCGTTACAATTTTCGTCTTATTATGCTTTTGATGCATTAATCAGCAAGAGTCAGTATGAGTACTTAACTTATGTTCTTGAGGCGATACCTAGCGACATCGGTGTAGTTGTAACTAAACATCCCGAATACTCTTTAATCAGTGATTCTGCTTTTAGCTTCTTAAAAACAAAATATGCTAATTTATTATATTCACAAGAATTTGACCAGGTATATGCTTCATCCCAGTATTTTTTGCCTTTTATTGATATGGTTGTAACCGTATCTTCTTCAGTGGGACTGCAAACCTTGCTATTTGATAATAAATTAATTACTTTGGGTAAAAATTGTTTTAGCTACATATCAGATGGTCAAAATTTAAAAGATATACATGAAATTTTGGAAAAAGAAAATGAAGATAAAAGTAAATATTTGTATTATTTTTTAACTAGATATTCAATCCCTATGGATTATATTTACAATCCTGGCTGGCTTTCCAACTTTCTAAAATATTCTGTAGAATACTTTAGAAAAAAACATAAAATTGATTTCGACTTTTATCAAAAAATTAGTTGTAGTACAGAAATTTTTAAGTATTTAAGTTTAAGGTTAGAGGAGAACCGACAATTTATTCCGCAGGTTTTTGAAAAGCGCAGTACCCAAAAAAGTGAACAACAAAATACTTCGCTTTATTGGAAAAATGGTGCTAATTATGAACAGGTTTTGATAGAGCTAACTCGTATGCATGAACAAATTAGAAGTCTCAAACAACAATTAGAAATTCAAAGTGAATTTATAAAGGAATATCTGCAAAATAAGCTAAAAGATAAAAAAGTGGTCTTTTTTGGTTCGGGAACCGCTGCCGAGCGAATTATTAAACAAACTTTGATTTCAGCGGCGTACTTTGTGGACAACGATAGCCAAAAATGGGGGCAGGTCTTGGGAGAAAGAAATATTTGTTCTCCCCAGGAACTTTTAATTGAAAATAAAGATAAGATAGCTATTATTGTAGCCAGTCAGTACTATAAATCCATTAGCTACCAGCTTAGGCAAATGGGCTTCAAGGAGAATATCCACTATTGGAGCGGGTATGACATCTTCCTGCGCCATCTTGAATAGTTCTTAACTCTATGTTATAAAATAAAAGGAATTTCAAAGTATTTTGTAGTGGGTTTCAGTTATTTAAGAATTTTTTATTTTAAAGACAATGGGGATTTTAAATGAATAACAATCAAGAAACTAAATGTAATCCGTTGCAAGAGGTAAAATCTAATCTTTGTAAAATCTTAAAAAGCTATATTAATCAAGGTGACTTAGATAAATATAATATGGGGATTTATATTTTTGGCACAGGGCAAGGCGGACAAGCTGCCTTAGAATATTTAAAATTGACTGAGTGGCATTATAAATACAATATAAGAGGTTTTTTTGATAACAATATTGCACAACAGGGTGAAGAAATAGCAGGGTTACCTATTTATGTTCCTAATAAAGAATTAATTACCGATAATGACGTTATTATTATTGCATCATTTACTCACTATGAGGAAATGGAGCTACAATTGCTGGAGATGGGGGTAGCTAAAGAAAATATTATTTTACCAGGTAATTGGCTAAAAACCTTGTTGCCTGAGAATAATTTTAACTCAACGCTGCAATATCGTTATGTTGAGAATGAACCGCAAAAAAACAAATTTTATATTGAATATGTTAGAAATATATTTTCAAATGCAATTTCTAAATCCTCGGAGTTTGTCGAATATGACAACAACCTGAACATTAGTTTGACTGAACAGGATGTGAAGCTAATCGCTTTTTATCTTCCGCAATTTCATTCAATCCCGGAGAATGATCTTTGGTGGGGAAAAGGCTTTACTGAATGGACGAATGTTACGAAAGCAGTTCCGCAGTATATGGGACATTATCAGCCGCAACTTCCCATCGATCTAGGTTTTTATGATCTTCGAAATATTGAGGTAATGAAACGGCAAATTGAACTTGCCCGAAAATATGGTATTTTCGGCTTTTGTTTTTATCATTACTGGTTTGCAGGAAAAAGGTTACTGGAAATGCCAGTCAATAAGTTATTAAATCATTTAGAATTAGATATACCCTTTTGTCTTTGTTGGGCTAATGAAAACTGGAATCGTCGTTGGGATGCGAAGGAGAATGAGCTGCTAATAGCACAGAATCACTCTCCAGAAGATGACGTGGCCTTCATTGAGGATATAAGCAGACATTTTAGCGATACAAGATATATTCGAATACAGGGGAAACCGCTGCTTATCATTTATCGTCCCCTGCTATTTCCTGATATTACAGCAACAGTTGAACGATGGCGTACTTATTGTATTCGGGCGGGGATCGGTGATTTGTTTATTATTGGTGTAAAAAATTATGGGTTTAACAATCCGCGGAAATACGGCCTTGATGCGGCAGTGGAGTTTCCACCTCACGATTTTTGCCGACATAATATAAGCAATGACATTTTGTTAATGAATCCTCAATTTAAAGGATTAATCTATGATTATCAAAAAGATATAGATAAAAGGTTGGAAATCATTAAACGTAGAATGCTTGTAGAGAAGAACCAAAATGATGATATAACATTTAGAACCGTTATGCCAGGGTG
Above is a genomic segment from Dendrosporobacter quercicolus containing:
- the pseB gene encoding UDP-N-acetylglucosamine 4,6-dehydratase (inverting); the protein is MFNQKTILITGGTGSFGRDCVKALLDRYKPKKVIIFSRDELKQYEMAQQFGSPVMRYFIGDVRDVQRLIQAFNGVDYVIHAAALKQVPVAEYNPMECVKTNINGAENVIRAALDTGVKRVIALSTDKAANPVNLYGATKLVSDKLFVAANNIAGGHATRFAVVRYGNVLGSRGSVVPFFRKLVAEGAHTLPITDATMTRFWITLSQGVEFVLKAFQRMQGGEVFVPKIPSSKIIDLAKAVAPGLSQTIIGIRPGEKLHETMCPADDSHLTWEFDDHYVIQPAITFVEPVSYAVNKLGEKGNKVEKGFEYNSGTNPNLLTVEEIREMI
- a CDS encoding cytidylyltransferase domain-containing protein → MKVVAFLPAKGSSERVENKNTKLLDGKPLFLHTLEKLMHCDFIDEVYLDSESEEIFALASNVNAKFLRRDRTLASNKTDGHQLFHNEAKKVSADIYIQILCTSPFIKIETIKKGVEVLKNSSNYDSVVLMRKEKQYLWSNGQPLYDKDHIPNSIDLPDSIIETMGLYIVRKEIALSKKMRFGDNVFFLEADATEAIDVNYPDDFILASFIAAGMREKERQLFKNLNSLLTSSILSDILDDLGMPDNITSKLSLNLPNKKILGRAKTLKLRRLEENEDYQGIYRALDSYATIIPNDIIVVENECSEFAYFGELNANLAIRAGAVAAIIDGKTRDTKGVSDLDFPVFAKQTTCKDVRKRATVESINKKISLCGIEVTPGDLIFGDNDGIVVIPSKYETLIINKALETLNKEKNVLLHITTGYSTDNILKNTGGF
- a CDS encoding glycoside hydrolase family 99-like domain-containing protein, whose protein sequence is MNNNQETKCNPLQEVKSNLCKILKSYINQGDLDKYNMGIYIFGTGQGGQAALEYLKLTEWHYKYNIRGFFDNNIAQQGEEIAGLPIYVPNKELITDNDVIIIASFTHYEEMELQLLEMGVAKENIILPGNWLKTLLPENNFNSTLQYRYVENEPQKNKFYIEYVRNIFSNAISKSSEFVEYDNNLNISLTEQDVKLIAFYLPQFHSIPENDLWWGKGFTEWTNVTKAVPQYMGHYQPQLPIDLGFYDLRNIEVMKRQIELARKYGIFGFCFYHYWFAGKRLLEMPVNKLLNHLELDIPFCLCWANENWNRRWDAKENELLIAQNHSPEDDVAFIEDISRHFSDTRYIRIQGKPLLIIYRPLLFPDITATVERWRTYCIRAGIGDLFIIGVKNYGFNNPRKYGLDAAVEFPPHDFCRHNISNDILLMNPQFKGLIYDYQKDIDKRLEIIKRRMLVEKNQNDDITFRTVMPGWDNTARRPNNSLIYHGSSPEKYQKWLENIILLSKSQASIDTQMVFINAWNEWAEGAHLEPDRKYGYAYLQATANALIRTREEKFLSL
- a CDS encoding TylF/MycF/NovP-related O-methyltransferase, producing MIQLPNFSNPYEYENNFYFTCDSSRLGKIFAHYELFKKVLDVPGEIVEFGVFKGASFLRLAMIRELLGAKFSKKIIGFDTFGEFPETNYQEDVLFRKKFLENAGTQSISKEQLEEILQKKEILRSIELIQGNILHTLPNYIMNNPHFKISFLNLDTDIYEPAICVLENCWNRIVRGGVLVLDDYCFFAGENKAVDDFFEDKDVQIKCFAFAKSPSYIIKK
- a CDS encoding cytidylyltransferase domain-containing protein, whose amino-acid sequence is MNIVIIVQARMTSTRLPGKVLKKVLGKPLLEYQLERLSRVENADGIVIATTTNHTDDPVVELCQRLQIPFWRGAEEDVLARYYEAANYFRADVVVRVTADCPVIDPAIVRKAIACYMENKQCYDYVRLENYPRGLDTEVFPASVLADCYHEASAQPDREHVTPFIYRHPERYRVKKLYCKQDYSHHRWTVDTPEDFELIRRIIAELYSVKPEFGLADMLAVIAEHPYWCEINKAVQQKTYGQ
- the pseC gene encoding UDP-4-amino-4,6-dideoxy-N-acetyl-beta-L-altrosamine transaminase, translated to MAFIPYARQCVDKDDIQAVVDILQSDWLTQGPAVERFEQAVAEYCGVEHAVAVNSATAALHIACLAAGLGDGDSLWTSPNTFVASANCGLYCGSKVDFVDIDPLTYNLSPKELEQKLSNGQAARDLPKVVIPVHFAGDSCDMAAIHSLARQYHFTVIEDASHAIGGRYKDKAIGCCAYSDMTVFSFHPVKIVTTGEGGMVVTNRRDLYEKLLLLRSHGVTRDESQMTMSGQGPWYYEQIDLGFNYRITDIQAALGWSQLKKIDEFVARRQTIAGHYDEGLAGMPLTFQQRRSDIYSAFHLYVIRLKSGEIKKSHRQVFEELRQAGIGVNLHYIPVHLQPYYQQRGFCAGDFPQAEQYYREAISLPMYYLLSEEDQKYVINTIRQVLA